One genomic window of Candidatus Nanohalobium constans includes the following:
- a CDS encoding toxin-antitoxin system TumE family protein, translating to MADKIIDSRDEKQSSEGQTYILDVVAYTVPESDQFPSGVKYSFQAVYKETEQLIVRYDNANDSHAAKHHKHVMKDGEETTESLELQPGNAKQLHKLFQKMD from the coding sequence TTGGCTGATAAGATAATAGATAGCAGGGATGAAAAACAGAGCTCAGAAGGCCAAACATACATACTGGATGTAGTCGCTTACACTGTTCCAGAAAGCGACCAATTTCCATCAGGGGTAAAGTACAGCTTCCAAGCTGTATACAAGGAAACGGAACAGCTAATCGTCCGTTACGATAACGCAAACGATAGTCACGCAGCCAAACACCACAAACATGTCATGAAAGATGGAGAAGAAACTACTGAGTCACTTGAACTACAACCAGGAAACGCAAAACAACTGCATAAACTATTCCAAAAAATGGATTGA
- a CDS encoding HVO_A0114 family putative DNA-binding protein, which produces MSNENRIEREIPYGKKLVIKERNLEQAVEDMNQQFESFIEDGEESGVVVGFEDPEKIRQILTPKRRELMSAIISAEPESISQLADITDRGITEVHRDLEILKENKLVYIEGEEVNGKAKKPVVPYSDIEINYNLKSSLMSNKEVKDFKTA; this is translated from the coding sequence ATGTCAAATGAAAACAGAATTGAAAGAGAAATACCGTACGGGAAAAAACTTGTAATAAAAGAGAGAAATCTGGAACAGGCAGTAGAGGACATGAATCAGCAATTTGAATCCTTTATCGAAGATGGAGAAGAATCAGGTGTGGTTGTAGGATTTGAAGATCCTGAAAAAATAAGGCAGATCTTAACTCCTAAGAGAAGAGAATTAATGAGCGCCATAATATCTGCAGAGCCAGAAAGCATAAGCCAATTAGCAGACATAACAGATAGAGGAATTACAGAAGTACACAGAGACCTAGAAATACTGAAAGAAAATAAACTAGTCTACATCGAAGGAGAAGAAGTCAACGGCAAAGCCAAGAAACCAGTAGTACCCTACTCAGACATAGAAATCAATTACAACCTGAAAAGCAGCTTGATGAGTAATAAAGAAGTGAAAGACTTTAAAACAGCTTAG